From one Catellatospora sp. IY07-71 genomic stretch:
- a CDS encoding ATP-binding protein: MRRPGLRARVTAGFAVGALGASTVVGVLSYQLTERFLLAEREASAVRAVAQDARIVAAGLDAEPPDALAALSSLDTGPDRRALIRRDGRWYSSKADTANTIEDIPAALVGLAEQDRPAIQRVRVAGVPAMVVAMPLGGGTYLYEVDFMRELDRSLKVLALVLTMVAAVTTGAGALLGSWAARRVLRPLTSIADAAREIAAGDHSTRLDPAAEPELERLTTSFNLMVDQLSRRMERDRRFAADVSHELRSPLQTLANAASVLARRRAHLDQRTATAATLLAEEVARFQALVTDLIELSRSDRHADRAAVDVPALARRLCQARGLPPGLVGAAPATDAIWQVDRRRVEQILANLLDNAQRHGGGVVAVRLARRDGAYLIQVDDDGPGVSPGDREAIFDRFVRGCSGARGDGEGTGLGLALVAQHAQAHGGRAGVADRPGGGARFEVVLPRVPS, translated from the coding sequence ATCCGGCGGCCGGGGCTGCGGGCACGGGTCACCGCGGGCTTCGCGGTGGGGGCGCTGGGCGCGTCCACGGTGGTCGGCGTGCTGTCCTACCAGCTCACCGAGCGGTTCCTGCTGGCCGAGCGGGAGGCTTCGGCGGTGCGCGCGGTGGCGCAGGACGCCCGGATCGTGGCGGCCGGCCTGGACGCCGAGCCGCCGGACGCGCTGGCCGCGCTCAGCTCGCTGGACACCGGCCCCGACCGGCGCGCGCTGATCCGCCGCGACGGGCGCTGGTACTCCAGCAAGGCCGACACCGCCAACACCATCGAGGACATCCCCGCCGCGCTGGTCGGCCTCGCCGAGCAGGACCGCCCGGCGATCCAGCGGGTGCGCGTCGCGGGCGTCCCGGCCATGGTCGTCGCGATGCCGCTGGGCGGCGGCACGTACCTCTACGAGGTGGACTTCATGCGGGAGCTGGACCGCTCGCTGAAGGTGCTGGCGCTGGTGCTGACCATGGTCGCGGCCGTCACCACCGGAGCCGGGGCGCTGCTGGGCTCGTGGGCCGCCCGGCGGGTGCTGCGCCCGCTCACCTCCATCGCCGACGCCGCCCGCGAGATCGCCGCCGGCGACCACAGCACCCGGCTCGACCCGGCCGCCGAACCCGAGCTGGAACGGCTCACCACCTCGTTCAACCTGATGGTCGACCAGCTCTCCCGGCGCATGGAGCGCGACCGCCGGTTCGCCGCCGACGTCAGCCACGAGCTGCGCTCGCCGCTGCAGACCCTGGCCAACGCGGCCAGCGTGCTGGCCCGGCGCCGCGCCCACCTCGACCAGCGCACCGCGACCGCGGCCACCCTGCTGGCCGAGGAGGTCGCCCGGTTCCAGGCCCTGGTCACCGACCTGATCGAACTGTCCCGCAGCGACCGCCACGCCGACCGCGCCGCCGTGGACGTGCCCGCGCTCGCCCGGCGGCTGTGCCAGGCCCGCGGCCTGCCGCCCGGCCTGGTCGGCGCCGCCCCGGCCACCGACGCGATCTGGCAGGTGGACCGCCGCCGGGTCGAGCAGATCCTGGCCAACCTGCTCGACAACGCCCAGCGCCACGGCGGCGGGGTGGTCGCGGTGCGGCTGGCCCGCCGCGACGGCGCGTACCTGATCCAGGTCGACGACGACGGCCCCGGGGTCAGCCCCGGCGACCGCGAGGCGATCTTCGACCGCTTCGTCCGCGGCTGCTCCGGCGCCCGCGGTGACGGCGAGGGCACCGGCCTGGGACTGGCCCTGGTCGCCCAGCATGCGCAAGCGCACGGCGGCCGGGCCGGGGTCGCCGACCGGCCCGGCGGCGGGGCACGTTTCGAGGTCGTCCTGCCCCGGGTGCCGTCATGA
- a CDS encoding pyridoxamine 5'-phosphate oxidase family protein produces the protein MAETAHRITSPEQLRALLGEPTAAAAGKTRTSLHEHDRAWLAASPVCLVATSAADGSCDVSPKGDPPGFTLVLDDTTIAIPERPGNRRADGFFNILSNPHVGLLYLLPGRTDTLRVNGRAELVTDAPYFDRMVVKGHRPVLALVVDVQEVFYHCSKAFLRSALWKHEGWQPDAAPSRARIVQSLERPERSVAELEAYYGPQYEAGIYS, from the coding sequence ATGGCGGAGACGGCGCACAGGATCACCTCACCGGAGCAGCTGCGGGCGCTGCTGGGCGAGCCGACGGCCGCCGCGGCCGGCAAGACCCGCACCAGCCTGCACGAGCACGACCGCGCCTGGCTGGCCGCGTCGCCGGTCTGCCTGGTCGCGACGTCCGCCGCCGACGGCAGCTGCGACGTCTCGCCCAAGGGCGACCCGCCCGGTTTCACGCTGGTGCTGGACGACACCACCATCGCCATCCCGGAGCGGCCGGGCAACCGGCGCGCCGACGGCTTCTTCAACATCCTGTCCAACCCGCACGTCGGCCTGCTCTACCTGCTGCCCGGCCGCACCGACACGCTGCGCGTCAACGGCCGCGCCGAGCTGGTCACCGACGCGCCGTACTTCGACCGGATGGTCGTCAAGGGGCACCGCCCGGTGCTGGCGCTGGTCGTCGACGTGCAGGAGGTGTTCTACCACTGCTCGAAGGCGTTCCTGCGCTCGGCGCTGTGGAAGCACGAGGGATGGCAGCCGGACGCGGCGCCGTCGCGGGCGCGCATCGTCCAGTCCCTGGAGCGCCCGGAGCGGTCCGTCGCGGAGCTGGAGGCGTACTACGGCCCGCAGTACGAAGCGGGCATCTACTCCTGA
- a CDS encoding trehalose-6-phosphate synthase, whose translation MTRGRRYGLVVAADRLPPTDPDDAREPVDAALASLRPLVAAQSGAWAPACGRGTGEGVIGVAPPPGAAAAALGARLLHSLDHHQPADFPPGWFESYLSVNRRVAAAVASSAAGAATVWVHGHQLQLLPRMLRRLRPDLSIAVQLHCAFPPAETYARLPEHRALLSGLLGADVIALPHPRSVDNLLDLAGRVHGLPVRDGRIAAGHRGVRVVAYPLPADTAAVRRLAASPQVQALAARLRAALRVTGPVLLSVAGWDPADGVEQRLHAFERFLSRHRPAPGTVTLLHVACGQPRTPAEHAQRERTERLIAKINGGHASVGQAVVHYVRSDPDRRDLTALYLACDGMLATPTHHGAVAAAHEFAAAHGDPGATVVTSESSSTSGALPGAIVINPHDTVAYAEAVARAAGLRGPAPLARDTDPPVAPETWAQRLLYAVRARGAALPDAGPLPGPATTGARATRTRRLPAAPGHTRPGGHEPGWLPLAARRAAGR comes from the coding sequence ATGACGCGTGGGCGACGGTACGGCCTCGTCGTGGCGGCCGACCGGCTGCCGCCCACCGATCCCGACGACGCCCGCGAACCCGTCGACGCCGCACTGGCGTCGCTGCGGCCGCTGGTCGCGGCACAGTCCGGCGCCTGGGCCCCGGCCTGCGGCAGGGGCACGGGCGAGGGCGTGATCGGGGTCGCGCCGCCGCCGGGCGCGGCCGCCGCGGCGCTGGGCGCGCGCCTGCTGCACTCCCTCGACCACCACCAGCCCGCCGACTTCCCGCCCGGCTGGTTCGAGAGCTACCTGTCCGTCAACCGCCGCGTCGCCGCCGCCGTGGCCTCCTCGGCCGCCGGGGCCGCCACCGTGTGGGTGCACGGCCACCAGCTGCAGCTGCTGCCGCGGATGCTGCGCCGCCTGCGGCCCGACCTCAGCATCGCGGTGCAGCTGCACTGCGCGTTCCCGCCCGCGGAGACCTACGCGCGGCTGCCCGAGCACCGGGCGCTGCTGTCCGGGCTGCTCGGCGCCGATGTGATCGCCCTGCCCCACCCGCGCTCCGTGGACAACCTGCTCGACCTGGCCGGGCGGGTGCACGGCCTGCCGGTGCGCGACGGGCGCATCGCCGCCGGGCACCGCGGGGTGCGCGTGGTCGCGTACCCGCTGCCGGCCGACACCGCGGCGGTCCGCCGGCTGGCCGCGTCACCGCAGGTGCAGGCCCTGGCCGCGCGGCTGCGGGCGGCGCTGCGGGTGACCGGCCCGGTGCTGCTGTCGGTGGCCGGCTGGGACCCAGCCGACGGCGTCGAGCAGCGCCTGCACGCCTTCGAGCGTTTCCTGTCCCGGCACCGCCCGGCGCCGGGCACGGTCACGCTGCTGCACGTGGCGTGCGGGCAGCCGCGTACGCCCGCCGAGCACGCCCAGCGCGAACGGACCGAGCGGCTCATCGCGAAGATCAACGGTGGTCACGCCAGCGTCGGGCAGGCGGTCGTCCACTACGTACGCAGCGATCCCGACCGACGTGACCTCACCGCGCTCTACCTGGCCTGCGACGGGATGCTGGCCACGCCGACCCACCACGGCGCGGTGGCCGCCGCCCACGAGTTCGCCGCCGCGCACGGCGACCCGGGCGCGACCGTCGTGACCAGCGAGTCGAGCAGCACCTCGGGCGCGCTGCCGGGCGCGATCGTGATCAACCCGCACGACACCGTCGCCTACGCCGAGGCCGTCGCGCGCGCCGCCGGACTACGGGGCCCCGCGCCGCTGGCCCGCGACACGGACCCGCCCGTCGCGCCGGAGACCTGGGCGCAGCGCCTGCTGTACGCGGTCCGCGCGCGCGGCGCGGCGCTGCCCGACGCCGGTCCGCTGCCCGGCCCGGCCACGACCGGAGCGCGTGCCACCCGGACCCGGCGGCTGCCCGCCGCGCCCGGCCACACCCGCCCCGGCGGGCACGAACCGGGATGGCTGCCACTGGCCGCGCGGCGTGCCGCCGGGCGATGA
- a CDS encoding YafY family protein — MSTETSPTARALLTLEVLQTRPGTTATELAERLGVTERAARRYIGILREAGIQVESARGPHGGYRLRRGTRLPPVVFTQAEALGLVMAVLDGHPAAADADDPVGAALGKVIQALPEGVGRQAAVLRDHAAATPDRYPARPEPATTSALVAASAARRRVSVTYRSESGREWDAEVDPWAVVVRHGRWYLLCRSHRADAVRTYRIDRIRAVRQTGQVFEPPDGLDPVAALEDNLGVGWEFAVRVRFDAPMEQVARWIRPPMGRLEEDGDGCVLVGSTSNPAMYAQEWLSTVPLPFRVEQGPELRTAVAEVAARFAAALRSPAGDA; from the coding sequence GTGTCGACCGAGACGAGCCCGACCGCGCGCGCCCTGCTCACGTTGGAGGTGCTGCAGACCCGCCCCGGCACTACCGCCACTGAGCTGGCCGAACGGCTCGGCGTGACCGAGCGCGCCGCCCGGCGATACATCGGCATCCTGCGCGAGGCCGGGATTCAGGTCGAGTCTGCCCGGGGCCCGCACGGCGGCTACCGGCTGCGGCGCGGCACGCGGCTGCCGCCGGTCGTGTTCACCCAGGCCGAGGCGCTGGGGCTGGTCATGGCGGTGCTCGACGGGCATCCGGCCGCGGCCGACGCCGACGACCCGGTCGGCGCGGCCCTGGGCAAGGTGATCCAGGCGCTGCCGGAGGGGGTCGGGCGGCAGGCGGCGGTGCTGCGCGACCACGCGGCCGCCACCCCGGACCGGTATCCGGCCCGGCCCGAGCCTGCCACGACCAGCGCGCTCGTCGCCGCGTCGGCGGCCCGGCGGCGGGTGAGCGTCACCTACCGCAGCGAGAGCGGCCGGGAGTGGGACGCCGAGGTGGACCCGTGGGCGGTGGTGGTCCGGCACGGACGGTGGTACCTGCTGTGCCGCTCGCATCGCGCGGACGCGGTGCGCACCTATCGCATCGACCGGATCCGTGCCGTACGGCAGACCGGCCAGGTCTTCGAACCGCCGGACGGCCTGGACCCGGTCGCCGCGCTGGAGGACAACCTCGGCGTCGGCTGGGAGTTCGCCGTCCGGGTGCGCTTCGACGCGCCGATGGAGCAGGTGGCGCGGTGGATCCGGCCGCCCATGGGACGCCTCGAAGAGGACGGCGACGGGTGCGTGCTCGTCGGCAGCACCAGCAATCCCGCCATGTACGCGCAGGAGTGGCTCTCGACGGTGCCGCTGCCGTTCCGTGTCGAGCAAGGCCCGGAGCTGCGGACCGCGGTCGCCGAGGTGGCGGCGCGGTTCGCCGCCGCCCTGCGCTCGCCCGCCGGGGACGCCTGA
- the nhaA gene encoding Na+/H+ antiporter NhaA, producing the protein MVSRPNTASLPPRPGPSPRVSIPVPHVSFPLQRFLATEAGGGLLLLIATVVALIWANIPGGGYEQFWHTEASVRVGDLAIDLDLRHWVNDLAMALFFLTVGLEISREVTVGELRRPRTVVVPVLGAIGGLVLPALIYVAFNPSPPALHGWGVPVSTDTAFLVGVLALFGPRCPDQLRLFLLTLAIADDIGAIGVLAVVYTDSVSVPALLAAFVLTLVLVALRWARVWQLQPYVVVGMLLWVAVFVSGVHATLAGVVVGLLVPATPVEPEQVERLRYFGRAVIERADAVRARLAAAAARATVPPNDRLQDALHPVSAFLVIPVFGLANAGVRLDGETVSRAMTSPVTIGIVVALVAGKTVGISAGAAIGLRTGWGELPGRVRYGHLLGGALLAGIGFTISLFIADLAFDDPLLQAEAKIGVLAGSLLAAVLGSLALRCLGERLPLCTVGDDEAMPELPTGPWRDPTLTQR; encoded by the coding sequence GTGGTGAGCCGGCCGAACACGGCATCGCTGCCGCCCCGGCCCGGCCCGTCGCCGCGGGTGTCCATCCCCGTGCCGCACGTGTCGTTCCCGCTGCAGCGCTTCCTGGCCACCGAGGCCGGCGGCGGACTGCTGCTGCTGATCGCCACCGTGGTGGCGTTGATCTGGGCGAACATCCCAGGCGGCGGGTACGAGCAGTTCTGGCACACCGAGGCGTCGGTGCGCGTCGGCGACCTGGCCATCGACCTGGACCTGCGGCACTGGGTCAACGACCTGGCGATGGCGCTGTTCTTCCTCACCGTCGGGCTGGAGATCAGCCGCGAGGTCACCGTGGGCGAGCTGAGACGGCCCCGGACCGTGGTGGTGCCCGTGCTCGGCGCGATCGGCGGCCTGGTCCTGCCCGCGCTGATCTACGTGGCGTTCAACCCGTCCCCGCCCGCCCTGCACGGCTGGGGCGTGCCGGTGTCCACCGACACCGCGTTCCTGGTCGGCGTGCTGGCCCTGTTCGGGCCGCGCTGCCCGGACCAGCTGCGGCTGTTCCTGCTGACCCTCGCCATCGCCGACGACATCGGCGCGATCGGCGTGCTGGCCGTCGTCTACACCGACTCGGTGTCGGTGCCCGCGCTGCTGGCGGCGTTCGTGCTCACGCTGGTGCTGGTGGCGCTGCGCTGGGCCCGGGTCTGGCAGCTGCAGCCGTACGTGGTGGTCGGCATGCTGCTGTGGGTGGCGGTGTTCGTCTCGGGCGTGCACGCGACGCTGGCCGGGGTGGTGGTCGGCCTGCTGGTGCCCGCCACGCCCGTCGAGCCGGAGCAGGTCGAGCGGCTGCGCTACTTCGGCCGGGCGGTGATCGAACGCGCCGACGCGGTGCGGGCGCGGCTGGCCGCGGCGGCCGCGCGGGCCACCGTGCCGCCCAACGACCGGCTGCAGGACGCGCTGCACCCGGTGAGCGCGTTCCTGGTGATCCCCGTGTTCGGCCTCGCCAACGCCGGGGTGCGGCTCGACGGCGAGACGGTGAGCCGGGCGATGACCTCGCCGGTGACCATCGGCATCGTGGTCGCGCTGGTGGCCGGCAAGACCGTCGGCATCAGCGCCGGCGCGGCGATCGGGCTGCGCACCGGCTGGGGCGAACTGCCCGGCCGGGTGCGCTACGGCCACCTGCTCGGCGGCGCGCTGCTGGCCGGTATCGGCTTCACCATCTCGCTGTTCATCGCGGATCTCGCCTTCGACGACCCGCTGCTGCAGGCCGAGGCGAAGATCGGCGTGCTCGCGGGTTCGCTGCTGGCGGCGGTGCTGGGCTCGCTGGCGCTGCGCTGCCTCGGTGAGCGCCTGCCCCTGTGCACCGTCGGCGACGACGAGGCCATGCCCGAGCTGCCCACCGGCCCCTGGCGCGACCCCACCCTCACCCAGCGCTGA
- a CDS encoding thioredoxin domain-containing protein: MTETVAVDLDRHVYGEADAPITLVEYGDFECPYCGAAAPVLRRLIDESGGMVRLVYRHFPLFTVHPFALTAALAAEAAGDRFWEMYDLLFAHQSRLADPDLESYAAMLGLDSVTGEAAQHLQPAIAADYQSGVAAGVRGTPTLFADGRLYQGKVELSALRSALGMRH; this comes from the coding sequence GTGACCGAGACCGTCGCGGTCGACCTGGACCGGCATGTGTACGGCGAGGCCGACGCCCCGATCACGCTGGTGGAGTACGGCGACTTCGAGTGCCCGTACTGCGGGGCAGCCGCGCCCGTGCTGCGCCGCCTGATCGACGAGTCGGGCGGCATGGTGCGGCTGGTCTACCGCCACTTCCCGCTGTTCACGGTGCACCCGTTCGCGCTGACCGCCGCGCTGGCGGCCGAGGCGGCCGGTGACCGCTTCTGGGAGATGTACGACCTGCTGTTCGCCCACCAGAGCCGGCTCGCCGACCCCGACCTGGAGAGCTACGCCGCGATGCTGGGCCTGGACTCGGTGACCGGCGAGGCCGCACAGCACCTCCAGCCCGCCATCGCCGCCGACTACCAGTCGGGCGTGGCCGCGGGCGTGCGCGGCACGCCCACCCTCTTCGCCGACGGCCGCCTCTACCAGGGCAAGGTCGAACTCTCCGCGCTCCGCAGCGCGCTCGGCATGCGCCATTGA
- a CDS encoding alpha/beta fold hydrolase — MDILLIAGLWLDGSAWAEVAPALEKLGHRAVPITLPGQGDGATGATLDDQVAAVLAAVDTADGSPLVVGHSAACTLAWLAADARPERVAKVALIGGFPKTDGQPYAAFFEIEDGVMAFPGWGPFAGPDTADLDEQALAAIASTMVDVPGEVATGVVRLTDERRYDVPVLMICPEFTPDEAREWIAAGDLPELARAKHIDFADIDSGHWPMFSRPDELARLLAAAATGV; from the coding sequence ATGGACATCCTGCTCATCGCCGGCCTGTGGCTGGACGGCTCCGCCTGGGCCGAGGTCGCGCCCGCACTCGAGAAGCTCGGCCACCGCGCCGTGCCGATCACCCTGCCCGGCCAGGGTGACGGCGCGACCGGCGCCACGCTCGACGACCAGGTCGCGGCGGTGCTCGCCGCCGTCGACACGGCCGACGGCAGCCCGCTGGTCGTCGGGCACTCGGCCGCCTGCACCCTGGCCTGGCTGGCCGCCGACGCCCGCCCGGAGCGGGTCGCCAAGGTCGCGCTCATCGGCGGCTTCCCCAAGACCGACGGGCAGCCCTACGCCGCCTTCTTCGAGATCGAGGACGGGGTCATGGCGTTCCCGGGCTGGGGCCCGTTCGCGGGCCCGGACACCGCCGACCTGGACGAGCAGGCCCTGGCCGCCATCGCGAGCACCATGGTCGACGTCCCGGGCGAGGTGGCCACCGGCGTGGTACGCCTGACCGACGAGCGGCGCTACGACGTGCCGGTCCTGATGATCTGCCCCGAGTTCACCCCCGACGAGGCCCGGGAGTGGATCGCCGCCGGTGACCTGCCCGAACTCGCTCGCGCCAAGCACATCGACTTCGCCGACATCGACTCCGGGCACTGGCCCATGTTCAGCCGGCCGGACGAGCTGGCCCGCCTGCTCGCCGCGGCCGCGACCGG
- a CDS encoding response regulator transcription factor codes for MVAVLVIEDDDRIRLSLTLALEDEGYTVHAAATAEEGLLRQRREPADTVLVDLMLPGIDGFECIRELRRADDVPIVVVSARDDTHDIVAALEAGADDYVVKPVATKELTARLRALRRRARAAGAGPRATLIGELEIRPQAGEVLLRGQPLALTRTEFRLLCELAEHAGQVLSRQQLLERVWEYDFGDERLVDVHVGRLRHKLEDDPGSPTRLVTVRGLGYKLQR; via the coding sequence ATGGTTGCCGTACTGGTCATCGAAGACGACGACCGTATCCGCCTCTCGCTGACCCTGGCGCTGGAGGACGAGGGATACACGGTGCACGCCGCGGCCACCGCGGAGGAGGGCCTGCTGCGCCAGCGCCGCGAGCCCGCCGACACGGTGCTGGTGGACCTGATGCTGCCCGGCATCGACGGCTTCGAGTGCATCCGCGAGCTGCGCCGCGCCGACGACGTGCCGATCGTGGTGGTCAGCGCCCGCGACGACACGCACGACATCGTGGCCGCGCTGGAGGCCGGCGCCGACGACTACGTCGTCAAGCCGGTGGCCACCAAGGAGCTGACCGCCCGGCTGCGGGCGCTGCGCCGCCGGGCGCGGGCCGCCGGCGCCGGTCCACGGGCCACGCTGATCGGCGAGCTGGAGATCCGCCCGCAGGCGGGCGAGGTGCTGCTGCGCGGGCAGCCGCTGGCGCTGACCCGCACCGAGTTCCGGCTGCTGTGCGAGCTGGCCGAGCACGCCGGGCAGGTGCTGTCCCGCCAGCAGCTGCTGGAACGGGTGTGGGAGTACGACTTCGGCGACGAGCGCCTGGTCGACGTCCACGTCGGACGGCTGCGGCACAAGCTGGAGGACGACCCGGGCAGCCCCACGCGCCTGGTGACCGTACGCGGCCTCGGCTACAAGCTCCAGCGATGA
- a CDS encoding GerMN domain-containing protein encodes MTRGADTAPARTGGARRTTPAERRWRRLLGALFLATTVAATGCGVPTEDTPRVIEQPVPGRTPSTAPAVAASGPASERLYLVRDGALVAVQRRLPREPDPQHLLADLLAGPTEAEQGRGLRSALAGSDVVASVEVWGVTAYVEVPAAIEGTGRNDDVLAFGQIVCTLTSRDGIERVVFTRQGVAIGVPLPDASLSQDPLRAADYAGLIADA; translated from the coding sequence ATGACGCGCGGCGCGGACACGGCACCCGCCCGGACCGGCGGCGCGAGACGCACCACCCCTGCGGAGCGGCGGTGGCGCCGACTACTCGGGGCGCTGTTCCTGGCCACGACGGTGGCCGCGACCGGGTGCGGCGTGCCGACCGAGGACACGCCGCGCGTCATCGAGCAGCCCGTGCCCGGCCGCACCCCGTCCACCGCCCCGGCCGTGGCGGCGTCCGGGCCCGCGTCCGAGCGGCTCTACCTGGTTCGCGACGGGGCGCTGGTCGCGGTGCAGCGTCGGCTGCCCCGCGAGCCCGACCCGCAGCACCTGCTGGCCGACCTGCTGGCCGGGCCGACTGAGGCCGAGCAGGGCCGCGGGCTGCGCAGCGCCCTGGCCGGCAGCGACGTGGTGGCCTCGGTGGAGGTATGGGGAGTGACCGCGTACGTCGAGGTGCCGGCCGCGATCGAGGGCACCGGCCGCAACGACGACGTGCTCGCCTTCGGCCAGATCGTGTGCACGCTGACCAGCCGGGACGGCATCGAGCGGGTCGTGTTCACCCGGCAGGGCGTGGCGATCGGGGTGCCGCTGCCGGACGCGTCGCTGAGCCAGGACCCGCTGCGCGCCGCCGACTACGCCGGGCTGATCGCCGACGCGTGA